The following coding sequences are from one Oceanidesulfovibrio indonesiensis window:
- a CDS encoding PilZ domain-containing protein has translation MADKNTNHDPEKHKDSEHPAVTRKSFRVPVDDSLALNVRIGEESFGAFDIVEGGVGVFQSRRNLFSIGEVLDDITLTFKGEPLHMQGKVVHISRDEANNFRYGVQFTQLDPETEDKLVEFVSSTRKDYFQSKK, from the coding sequence ATGGCGGACAAGAATACGAACCATGATCCCGAAAAGCACAAGGATTCGGAGCATCCTGCCGTCACCCGCAAATCGTTCCGGGTGCCTGTGGACGACTCGCTCGCCCTGAACGTCAGGATCGGCGAGGAGAGCTTCGGCGCATTCGACATCGTGGAAGGTGGCGTTGGCGTGTTCCAGTCCAGGCGCAACCTCTTTTCCATCGGCGAAGTGCTCGACGACATCACGTTGACGTTCAAAGGCGAGCCGTTGCACATGCAAGGCAAGGTCGTGCATATTTCGCGAGACGAGGCAAACAACTTCCGCTACGGCGTACAGTTCACCCAGCTCGACCCCGAAACCGAGGACAAGCTGGTCGAATTCGTCTCCAGCACCCGCAAAGACTACTTCCAGAGCAAGAAATGA
- the qrcC gene encoding menaquinone reductase iron-sulfur cluster-binding subunit QrcC: MASKKEFDIVWGMVIDLDKCTGCGACMVACQAENNVPVTKDATNKLRSLTWLLVYELSNGKPFPDHDVAYLPRPCQQCGNPACVPVCPATVTKKDEEGGIVSQVYPRCFGCRYCMASCPYHVRYFNWFDPVWPEGMEKTLSPDVSVRPRGVVEKCTFCHHRWMHAKDKARVEGRDPYALEQMEYQTACTEACPNGAIHFGDLKNPEHTVHELSKSKYAFRLLERLGMDPQIYYLSRREWVRRLGDNYLDDEKTGDFKVVGGHGHG; the protein is encoded by the coding sequence ATGGCCTCCAAGAAAGAGTTCGATATTGTCTGGGGGATGGTCATAGACCTGGACAAGTGCACGGGCTGCGGCGCGTGCATGGTAGCATGTCAGGCGGAGAACAACGTGCCCGTCACGAAGGACGCCACGAACAAGTTGCGGTCGCTGACGTGGCTGCTCGTGTATGAGCTTTCCAACGGGAAGCCGTTCCCCGATCATGACGTCGCGTATCTGCCCCGTCCCTGCCAGCAGTGCGGCAACCCGGCCTGCGTTCCGGTGTGCCCCGCTACGGTAACCAAGAAGGACGAGGAAGGCGGAATCGTCAGCCAGGTCTACCCGCGCTGCTTCGGCTGCCGGTACTGCATGGCCTCCTGTCCGTACCACGTCCGCTACTTCAACTGGTTCGATCCGGTCTGGCCCGAAGGCATGGAGAAGACGCTCTCTCCGGATGTCTCCGTGCGGCCCCGCGGCGTGGTCGAGAAGTGCACTTTCTGCCACCATCGCTGGATGCACGCCAAGGACAAAGCCCGCGTCGAGGGCCGCGATCCGTATGCTCTGGAGCAGATGGAGTATCAAACCGCCTGCACCGAGGCGTGCCCGAACGGCGCGATCCACTTCGGCGATCTGAAGAATCCCGAGCACACGGTGCACGAGTTGTCCAAGAGCAAGTATGCATTCCGGCTTCTGGAGCGGCTCGGGATGGATCCGCAGATTTACTACCTGAGCCGGCGCGAATGGGTCCGCCGCTTGGGCGACAACTACTTGGATGATGAAAAGACTGGCGATTTCAAGGTCGTAGGGGGTCATGGTCATGGCTAA
- a CDS encoding AAA family ATPase, which produces MEIICPNCGFQRTIDDSKVPPRKAMVHCKSCGHRFPLKKARSIAVLLSKGGVGKTTTSVNLAAGLALEGKRVLLVDTDTQGQSAYMLGVKPKAGLTELVTRELKPKDAMFKARDNLWLLSGGKSLAGIKRMIDRKDFGGEMTLTEALAPLEVHFDFIVIDSSPGWDPLTVNVLFYAKEVLIPVSLEVMSLQGLSEFIKSLQSIKKYRKEVGIKYILPTFLDERIKNPGEILEKLKTIYSQYLCPPVRYNVRLSEAPAYGMTIFEYAGGSTGAADYKALVKKVLSEDEEEGEEAV; this is translated from the coding sequence ATGGAGATAATCTGTCCGAATTGCGGCTTTCAGCGCACCATTGATGATTCGAAGGTGCCGCCGCGGAAAGCCATGGTGCACTGCAAAAGCTGCGGGCATCGCTTTCCGCTGAAAAAAGCCCGCTCCATTGCCGTGCTGCTCTCCAAAGGCGGCGTCGGCAAGACCACCACGTCGGTAAACCTCGCCGCCGGACTCGCCCTGGAAGGCAAGCGCGTGCTCCTGGTCGATACCGACACGCAAGGCCAGTCCGCCTACATGCTTGGCGTCAAACCAAAAGCCGGCCTCACCGAACTCGTCACCAGGGAGCTCAAGCCCAAGGACGCCATGTTCAAAGCGCGGGACAACCTGTGGCTGCTCTCCGGCGGCAAGTCTCTGGCCGGCATCAAACGGATGATCGACCGCAAGGATTTCGGCGGCGAGATGACGCTGACCGAAGCTCTGGCCCCGCTGGAAGTGCATTTCGACTTCATCGTCATCGACTCATCGCCCGGCTGGGACCCGCTTACCGTGAACGTGCTGTTCTACGCCAAGGAAGTGCTCATCCCGGTCTCGCTTGAGGTGATGAGCCTGCAAGGATTGTCCGAGTTCATCAAGAGCCTGCAATCTATCAAGAAATACCGCAAGGAAGTAGGCATCAAGTACATCCTGCCCACCTTCCTCGACGAGCGGATCAAGAACCCCGGCGAAATCCTCGAAAAGCTCAAGACCATCTACAGCCAGTACCTTTGCCCACCTGTTCGCTACAATGTGCGGCTTTCCGAAGCCCCGGCCTACGGCATGACCATTTTCGAATATGCAGGCGGCTCCACCGGCGCCGCGGACTACAAGGCTCTGGTCAAGAAGGTTCTGTCAGAAGACGAGGAAGAAGGCGAAGAAGCGGTATAG
- a CDS encoding EAL and HDOD domain-containing protein — protein sequence MADAKPDAVYIDTFFARQPIFDRKKEPRGYALLYRHSSDATTAHFDDKDIATLTVIANAIMNMPKEEKARKKLFITFTEEPILRKIPLALPAETTVLAVDESIAKNREVLKTLMELKADDYQIALNDYSGAPGSEVLLKLADIVFVDVLDGDKERIGGLVDAVKPHKCVLAAKRVEHISHFELARELGFSLFQGFFFEKPEIVPGRKLSSSQISRLMLFRALEKENPEFDELASIIESDVAISYRLLALINSAAFSLSRKVESIKQALVLLGLKQVKSWLWLIFLSDITPEEKTSELPYLSTIRGKFLERAALNHDRSDPKPDSLYLLGLFSLLEALLDIPFADIAENLPLDEKIIDALCGQENELTPWLEMAKLFERGEWDNIDEIIEKLQLDPMTVANSYAEALTWAKSIQEESARIE from the coding sequence ATGGCAGACGCCAAGCCCGACGCGGTATACATCGACACGTTTTTTGCGCGGCAACCCATCTTCGACAGGAAGAAGGAGCCACGCGGGTATGCTCTCCTCTATCGTCACAGCTCCGATGCGACCACGGCGCATTTTGATGACAAGGACATAGCCACTCTTACCGTGATCGCCAACGCGATCATGAACATGCCCAAAGAGGAGAAGGCACGGAAAAAGCTCTTCATCACCTTCACCGAAGAGCCTATCCTGCGCAAGATTCCGCTCGCGCTCCCGGCCGAAACCACCGTGCTCGCCGTGGACGAGTCCATTGCCAAGAACCGTGAGGTGCTCAAGACCCTCATGGAGCTCAAGGCCGATGACTACCAGATAGCGCTCAACGATTACTCCGGCGCTCCCGGGTCCGAAGTGCTTCTCAAGCTTGCGGATATCGTCTTCGTAGACGTGCTGGACGGCGACAAGGAACGCATCGGCGGCCTGGTGGACGCCGTCAAACCCCACAAGTGCGTGCTGGCCGCAAAACGGGTGGAGCACATTTCCCATTTCGAGCTTGCCCGCGAGCTTGGATTCTCGCTCTTCCAGGGCTTTTTCTTCGAAAAACCGGAAATTGTGCCAGGCCGCAAGCTGTCCTCCAGCCAGATATCCCGGCTCATGCTGTTCCGGGCACTGGAGAAGGAGAATCCGGAGTTCGACGAACTCGCTTCCATCATCGAGTCCGATGTCGCCATCAGCTACCGATTGCTCGCGCTCATCAACTCCGCGGCGTTCAGCCTCTCCAGAAAAGTGGAGTCCATCAAGCAGGCCCTGGTGCTCCTTGGCCTCAAGCAGGTGAAGAGCTGGCTCTGGCTGATCTTTTTGTCCGACATCACGCCCGAAGAAAAGACGTCCGAGCTGCCTTACCTCTCCACCATCCGCGGCAAGTTCCTGGAACGCGCCGCGCTGAACCACGACCGCAGCGACCCCAAACCCGACAGTCTCTACCTCCTCGGCCTCTTCTCGCTGCTCGAAGCGCTCCTCGACATCCCCTTTGCCGATATTGCGGAGAACCTGCCGCTGGACGAAAAAATCATCGACGCATTGTGCGGCCAGGAGAACGAGCTGACTCCCTGGCTCGAAATGGCCAAGTTGTTCGAACGCGGCGAATGGGACAACATCGACGAGATCATCGAGAAGCTGCAACTCGACCCCATGACAGTGGCCAACTCCTACGCCGAGGCGCTTACCTGGGCTAAATCCATCCAGGAGGAATCCGCGCGCATCGAATAG
- a CDS encoding GspE/PulE family protein, with the protein MTQQPSNTSAFSTGGDNSRMARAVQRKSGLKLAEYLRHQGKLKENELMEYVANQLQIDKYDPNKYPFEQSLSRIIDPETARKHGICAIKEKGGLVYVATSDPLNVSLLDTLEKSLKLDLEPVYCPKGDLDELIYQYYGKTAALGDMQDTIDELDVEEGEGEEKVVDISMAALEDAPVVKLVNQILYQAVSEGASDIHLSPQRDRVQLRFRVDGILREYPAPPKSIFMQVISRMKLIANMDISVTRVPQDGRFSFNVQTREVNVRASALPTIYGENMVLRLLIRQRGTLSIEDLGMSEDDMQRIEEATKKSYGMILATGPTGSGKTTLLYSLLHQIDHPEINIITLEDPVEHRVDTIRQVQLNRKAGMTFASGLRSILRQDPDVLMVGEIRDHETAQIAVESAMTGHRLLSTVHTNDAAGAVTRFIDMGIEPFLVASTLLCVVGQRLVRRNCKECLEEYMPDKKLVEALKLKREVKFYRGRGCPKCRDSGYSGRTGIYEVLNIDEQVQDMIIKRASSREIARAAQAAKKFRPMRQDALNKVFKGVTTLEEAAPIIFM; encoded by the coding sequence ATGACTCAGCAACCCAGCAACACATCCGCTTTCAGCACGGGAGGCGACAACTCGCGTATGGCCCGCGCCGTGCAGCGAAAATCCGGGCTGAAGCTCGCCGAGTACCTGCGCCACCAGGGCAAGCTCAAAGAAAACGAGCTGATGGAATATGTCGCCAACCAGCTTCAGATAGACAAGTACGACCCGAATAAATATCCGTTCGAGCAAAGCCTCTCCCGGATCATCGACCCTGAGACCGCCCGCAAGCACGGCATCTGCGCCATCAAGGAAAAGGGCGGGCTGGTCTACGTGGCCACATCGGACCCCCTGAATGTTTCCCTGCTGGACACCCTGGAAAAAAGCCTCAAGCTGGACCTTGAACCTGTCTACTGCCCCAAAGGCGACCTCGACGAGCTCATATACCAGTACTACGGCAAGACCGCCGCGCTGGGCGACATGCAGGACACCATCGACGAGCTCGATGTGGAAGAGGGTGAGGGCGAGGAGAAGGTTGTCGATATCTCCATGGCGGCGTTGGAAGACGCCCCCGTGGTCAAGCTGGTCAACCAGATTCTATATCAGGCCGTCAGCGAGGGCGCGAGCGACATACACCTGAGTCCCCAGCGCGATCGCGTGCAGCTCCGCTTTCGGGTGGACGGCATTTTGCGAGAGTATCCGGCGCCGCCCAAGTCCATCTTCATGCAGGTCATTTCCCGCATGAAACTCATTGCGAACATGGATATCTCGGTCACGCGCGTGCCGCAGGACGGCCGCTTCTCGTTCAATGTCCAGACACGCGAGGTCAACGTCCGCGCTTCCGCGCTGCCGACCATCTACGGCGAGAACATGGTCCTGCGTCTGCTCATCCGACAGCGCGGCACGCTGAGCATCGAAGACCTCGGCATGAGCGAGGACGACATGCAGCGCATCGAGGAGGCGACCAAGAAGTCCTACGGCATGATCCTCGCCACTGGGCCGACCGGTTCCGGTAAGACCACGCTGCTCTACTCGCTGCTGCACCAGATCGACCATCCCGAGATCAACATCATCACCCTCGAAGATCCGGTGGAACACCGCGTTGACACCATCCGCCAGGTGCAGCTCAACCGCAAGGCCGGCATGACCTTCGCCTCAGGCCTGCGCTCCATCCTGCGTCAGGACCCGGACGTTCTGATGGTCGGTGAGATTCGTGACCACGAGACGGCGCAGATTGCCGTGGAGTCCGCCATGACCGGTCACCGTCTGCTCTCCACCGTGCACACCAACGATGCGGCCGGCGCTGTGACCCGGTTCATCGACATGGGCATCGAGCCGTTCCTGGTCGCCTCCACCTTGCTGTGTGTGGTGGGCCAACGGCTGGTGCGCCGCAACTGCAAGGAATGCCTGGAAGAGTACATGCCGGACAAGAAGCTTGTGGAAGCGCTCAAGCTCAAGCGGGAAGTGAAGTTCTATCGCGGCCGCGGCTGCCCCAAATGCCGCGATTCCGGCTATTCCGGCCGTACGGGCATATACGAAGTGCTCAACATCGACGAGCAGGTCCAGGACATGATCATCAAGCGCGCTTCGTCGCGCGAGATCGCCCGCGCGGCCCAGGCGGCCAAGAAGTTCCGCCCCATGCGCCAGGACGCCTTGAACAAGGTGTTCAAGGGCGTCACAACGCTTGAGGAAGCCGCCCCCATCATCTTCATGTAG
- the qrcD gene encoding menaquinone reductase integral membrane subunit QrcD: MAKPTDYPLLNEGLPRCSFPKFLIWIAVIGIVLAWGGAWMGVIFYEGLGVTALDNYFGFGLWITFDLAVIALGAGAFFTGLLRYILNIDPLKNIINLAVIIGFICYSGAMIVLALDVGQPLRSWFGFWHANVHSMLVEVMFCISCYLMVLAIEFVPIILENRQLDKIPFIHRLSHNFHVIMPLFAGIGAFLSFFHQGSLGGMYGVLFSRPFVFREGFFIWPWTFFLFVLSAVASGPVFTMLIATLIEKMTGRKLVEFRVKAMMGKIAGTMLAIYMFFKIIDTWAWAQGYLPSVGLTFSEMFHGSMYGQWLLWTEIGLCGLVPMVMLLVPSIRNTPSLLYTAAILDCIGITINRYVFTVQALAAPVMPFEDWQIYIPNQAEWAPTFLVIAYGALIISLSYRYLPVFPQEKRLNA; the protein is encoded by the coding sequence ATGGCTAAGCCCACGGATTACCCGCTTCTCAACGAGGGACTGCCCCGTTGCTCCTTCCCGAAATTCCTCATCTGGATTGCCGTCATCGGCATCGTCCTGGCATGGGGCGGCGCCTGGATGGGCGTCATCTTCTACGAAGGCCTCGGCGTCACCGCTCTCGACAACTACTTCGGTTTCGGCCTCTGGATCACTTTCGACCTTGCGGTCATCGCTCTGGGCGCCGGCGCGTTCTTCACGGGTCTGCTTCGCTACATACTGAACATCGATCCATTGAAGAACATCATCAACCTGGCGGTGATCATCGGGTTCATCTGCTACTCCGGCGCGATGATCGTTCTGGCGCTCGATGTGGGCCAGCCGCTCAGATCATGGTTCGGCTTCTGGCACGCCAACGTCCACTCCATGCTTGTCGAGGTGATGTTCTGCATCTCCTGCTACCTCATGGTGCTGGCAATCGAGTTCGTGCCGATCATTCTGGAAAACCGTCAGCTGGACAAGATTCCCTTCATCCACAGGCTGTCGCACAACTTCCACGTGATCATGCCACTGTTCGCCGGTATCGGAGCGTTTCTGTCCTTCTTCCACCAGGGCTCCCTGGGCGGCATGTACGGCGTGCTCTTCAGCCGTCCGTTCGTGTTCCGCGAAGGCTTCTTCATCTGGCCGTGGACCTTCTTCCTCTTCGTACTTTCGGCCGTGGCGTCCGGTCCGGTTTTCACCATGCTCATCGCCACCCTTATCGAGAAGATGACCGGCCGCAAGCTGGTGGAATTCCGTGTGAAGGCCATGATGGGCAAGATCGCAGGCACCATGCTGGCCATTTACATGTTCTTCAAGATCATAGACACGTGGGCCTGGGCGCAGGGCTACCTGCCCAGCGTGGGACTCACCTTCAGCGAAATGTTCCACGGCTCCATGTACGGGCAGTGGCTGCTCTGGACCGAAATAGGACTCTGTGGTCTCGTGCCCATGGTCATGCTCCTGGTGCCGTCCATCCGGAACACGCCGTCGCTGCTGTACACCGCAGCAATCCTGGACTGCATCGGCATCACCATCAACCGCTACGTCTTCACCGTGCAGGCACTGGCCGCTCCTGTCATGCCCTTTGAAGACTGGCAGATTTACATCCCCAACCAGGCGGAATGGGCGCCCACCTTCCTGGTGATCGCATACGGCGCACTCATCATCAGCCTGTCGTACCGCTACCTGCCGGTCTTCCCTCAGGAGAAGAGGCTCAACGCCTGA
- a CDS encoding AEC family transporter, whose product MNVLFPVFLLILLGYIFRRTGVVELGFWAQAERATYYVFFPALLVANLSTASFGEQPALTMAGALITGVVSVTGIALFLQSRLVIPGPAFSSIFQGSIRLNTYVGIAAASAMAGSPGVTLSAVALITLIPLVNFLCVPVVSHYGSAQLSSLKSILATLAKNPLILGSLGGFALNFMHVQLPESIYEVLRLLGRAALPLGLLTVGAGLNFRRIAPQKYRILMASFLKLILLPAVTMLACRLYHVPAPADVIAVLFASLPTAVSSFILARQLGGDEDLMASIITTQTVLAFVTLPLALYLVD is encoded by the coding sequence GTGAACGTTCTTTTCCCTGTATTTCTACTCATTCTGCTGGGCTACATTTTCCGTCGCACCGGCGTTGTGGAACTCGGCTTCTGGGCGCAGGCCGAGCGCGCGACCTATTATGTCTTTTTCCCTGCCCTTCTGGTGGCCAACCTATCGACGGCGTCTTTCGGCGAGCAACCCGCTCTGACCATGGCCGGCGCGCTGATTACCGGCGTGGTTTCCGTGACCGGCATCGCCCTGTTCCTGCAGTCCCGGCTCGTCATTCCCGGGCCGGCGTTCTCTTCCATTTTCCAGGGCTCCATACGACTCAATACATATGTCGGCATTGCAGCGGCTTCCGCCATGGCCGGGAGCCCGGGGGTGACTCTCTCGGCCGTGGCGCTCATCACCCTTATTCCGCTTGTGAACTTTCTCTGCGTACCGGTCGTCTCGCATTACGGCTCGGCGCAACTCTCGTCGCTCAAGTCCATTCTGGCTACGCTCGCCAAGAACCCGTTGATCCTCGGCAGCCTCGGTGGTTTCGCTCTCAACTTCATGCACGTTCAACTGCCTGAATCCATTTACGAAGTTCTTCGGCTGCTGGGCCGCGCCGCCCTGCCGCTGGGGCTGCTCACCGTTGGCGCCGGTCTCAACTTCCGTCGCATCGCTCCGCAAAAGTACCGCATACTGATGGCGTCATTCCTCAAACTCATTTTACTGCCAGCCGTGACCATGCTCGCCTGCCGCCTCTACCACGTGCCGGCCCCGGCGGATGTCATTGCGGTGTTGTTCGCTTCTCTGCCGACTGCCGTTTCCTCATTCATTCTCGCGCGCCAGCTTGGTGGCGACGAAGACCTTATGGCTTCCATCATCACGACGCAGACAGTCCTTGCATTCGTCACGCTTCCTCTCGCGCTCTACCTCGTGGATTGA
- the qrcB gene encoding menaquinone reductase molybdopterin-binding-like subunit QrcB — MGIDRRDVIKFIVGGAVGSTLTPIPWKLTDDISIWTQNWPWIPTNIGGKNEYTPTVSKLCPSNSGMLLRTVSGRPVRPQGDPDSPLSGGKISSLAAAEAQMLYSPSRVRRPLRKTSDGTYKAVSWAEAEAILSEKLGNATGGVGVISGDENGSMNEVLSALAAGFGSDDCHFMPGSAQAEAVAYNQLMGGEGQPAYDFEKADYVLAIGADVLESWGPVVATRRAYADMRPHGEDPKSTWVYAGAFQTNTAAGADRFVAMRPGAQVALALGVANLLIKEGASATGLSGFASLAAQYTPEKVAEVAGVSPDALQEIAKGLASAQKPLVVVGAEGNEGGSTAAAIAGIACNMLLGSFKAVPYPRTVVQGAMGRGDMLAKDVASYVAGFKGGKAPEVLITYQANPVYALPGSIKTKEAFENVSFKVCFTTYLSETALASDLILPVPHSLEMVDDVATPYGYGKALYAVARPLVPTLVDAKHPGDFLLGLGAKLGKDLGFASYQKVLEAKARAMGANWADVSRGTVYVSDSQASTYGVRVDADAVAKAAAVVEVADLTLCPVMKLNFGTANCGIPPFNLNTIRGDELDSDYLYAHLNASTAKSKGVAQGDVVRISSAAGTVMAKVNIFEGVMDGVVAIPKNFGHTAFDEFTRGKGDNVSALFAVASEPGTQASVWTGQAVELKRA; from the coding sequence ATGGGAATTGATAGAAGAGACGTCATCAAGTTCATCGTCGGTGGAGCTGTGGGCTCCACGCTCACGCCCATCCCCTGGAAGCTCACCGACGACATCTCCATCTGGACGCAGAACTGGCCGTGGATTCCCACGAACATCGGCGGGAAAAACGAGTACACGCCCACGGTCAGCAAGCTCTGTCCTTCGAACAGCGGCATGCTGCTGCGTACTGTGAGCGGACGCCCGGTACGGCCTCAGGGCGATCCTGACTCCCCGCTTTCCGGCGGCAAGATCAGCTCGCTGGCCGCTGCCGAAGCACAGATGCTCTACAGCCCGTCGCGTGTTCGCCGGCCGCTTCGCAAGACCTCCGACGGCACGTACAAGGCCGTCTCCTGGGCCGAAGCAGAGGCGATTCTTTCCGAGAAACTGGGCAACGCCACAGGCGGCGTCGGGGTTATCTCCGGAGACGAGAACGGTTCCATGAACGAGGTGCTTTCCGCACTCGCCGCGGGATTCGGTTCCGACGACTGCCACTTCATGCCCGGTTCCGCGCAGGCGGAAGCTGTTGCGTACAACCAGCTCATGGGCGGAGAAGGCCAGCCGGCTTACGACTTCGAGAAGGCCGATTACGTCCTGGCCATCGGCGCTGACGTGCTAGAGTCGTGGGGGCCGGTGGTCGCCACGCGCCGTGCCTACGCCGACATGCGGCCCCACGGCGAGGACCCGAAGTCCACCTGGGTTTACGCCGGAGCTTTTCAGACCAATACCGCCGCTGGCGCGGACAGGTTCGTGGCCATGCGCCCCGGCGCGCAGGTCGCCCTCGCCCTGGGCGTCGCGAATCTGCTGATTAAAGAAGGCGCATCCGCCACAGGCCTTTCCGGGTTTGCTTCACTGGCTGCGCAATACACTCCTGAGAAAGTCGCGGAGGTCGCCGGGGTCTCTCCTGATGCGCTCCAGGAAATCGCCAAGGGCCTGGCCAGCGCACAAAAGCCTCTTGTGGTGGTTGGCGCCGAAGGCAACGAAGGCGGCAGCACTGCGGCGGCAATCGCGGGTATAGCCTGCAATATGCTCCTGGGCTCCTTCAAGGCGGTACCGTATCCCAGGACGGTGGTTCAGGGCGCCATGGGACGCGGCGACATGCTCGCCAAGGACGTGGCCAGCTACGTAGCCGGGTTCAAGGGCGGCAAAGCTCCCGAGGTGCTCATCACCTACCAGGCGAACCCGGTGTACGCTCTTCCGGGGTCGATCAAGACGAAAGAAGCTTTCGAAAACGTTTCCTTCAAGGTGTGCTTCACCACCTATCTCTCGGAAACAGCCCTGGCGAGCGACCTCATCCTGCCTGTTCCGCACTCCCTGGAGATGGTTGACGACGTGGCGACTCCATATGGCTACGGCAAGGCATTGTACGCTGTCGCCCGGCCCCTCGTGCCTACCCTGGTGGACGCCAAGCACCCGGGCGACTTCCTGCTCGGCCTCGGCGCCAAACTCGGCAAGGATCTTGGTTTTGCTTCGTACCAGAAGGTGCTCGAAGCCAAGGCCAGAGCCATGGGCGCGAACTGGGCCGATGTATCCAGGGGCACGGTGTACGTGAGCGATTCTCAGGCTTCGACCTACGGCGTGCGTGTTGATGCTGACGCCGTAGCCAAGGCGGCTGCGGTTGTGGAGGTCGCGGACCTTACGCTCTGCCCTGTGATGAAGCTCAACTTCGGTACGGCTAATTGCGGTATCCCGCCCTTCAACCTGAATACCATTCGTGGCGACGAGCTCGATTCCGATTATCTCTACGCCCATCTCAACGCCAGCACTGCCAAGAGCAAGGGCGTGGCACAAGGGGATGTGGTTCGGATATCCAGCGCGGCCGGCACGGTGATGGCCAAGGTGAACATCTTCGAAGGCGTCATGGACGGCGTTGTCGCTATCCCGAAGAACTTCGGTCACACCGCTTTCGACGAATTCACCCGAGGCAAGGGTGACAATGTGAGCGCACTTTTCGCTGTGGCCTCCGAGCCAGGCACTCAGGCATCCGTCTGGACCGGCCAGGCTGTCGAGCTCAAGCGCGCGTAA
- a CDS encoding MATE family efflux transporter, producing the protein MRYDLTTLPIPKAIALVAAPASIGFFFHTMYNVVDTYFAGHISTDAVAALSLAFPLFFAITSLGNGLSTGATALIGHALGRKDEETARLFTLQALTFGAVASLGLTVAGIAFSPMLFRILGAEGRYLGLCLEYMDTIFAGSFFFILIYMFNASLNAQGNTKIHRNFLVASFFANCVLDPWFVRGGLGVPAMGVGGIALATVLIQAGGAVYMGFRTWQSGLLRVASWRDFLPRRAACVEIAKQGFPASINFFTIGLGIFVITYFVSQFGEAAVAAYGIATRVEQIVLMPTIGLNVATLTIVAQSHGAQLGDRVFEVHNAALKYGAIIMSLGAVLVFFGAETLMSFFTRDAAVVATGAEYLHISAFALYAYVILFVNVAALQGVKRPLFAVWIGLARQLVVPVIVFTILVEFFNTGTLGIWWGIFSITWAAALVAILYANKILATATKGLQSSPEQSSP; encoded by the coding sequence ATGCGCTACGATCTCACCACCCTGCCCATCCCCAAAGCCATCGCTCTGGTGGCTGCGCCCGCATCCATCGGCTTCTTCTTCCACACCATGTACAACGTGGTGGATACGTACTTTGCGGGCCACATCTCCACGGATGCCGTGGCTGCGCTGTCCCTCGCCTTTCCATTGTTCTTCGCCATCACCTCTCTGGGCAACGGACTGAGCACCGGCGCCACCGCGCTCATCGGCCATGCCTTGGGGCGCAAGGACGAAGAAACGGCCCGACTCTTCACATTGCAGGCTCTCACGTTCGGCGCGGTGGCCTCCCTGGGCCTCACCGTGGCGGGCATTGCGTTCTCGCCAATGCTTTTCCGCATCCTGGGCGCCGAGGGACGGTACCTGGGGCTTTGTCTGGAGTACATGGACACCATCTTCGCCGGATCGTTCTTCTTCATTCTGATTTACATGTTCAACGCATCGCTGAACGCCCAGGGTAATACGAAGATCCACCGCAACTTTCTGGTGGCGAGTTTTTTCGCCAACTGCGTGCTGGACCCGTGGTTCGTGCGCGGCGGGCTGGGCGTGCCGGCCATGGGCGTGGGCGGCATAGCGCTGGCCACTGTGCTTATCCAGGCAGGAGGCGCGGTGTACATGGGCTTTCGCACCTGGCAGAGCGGTCTGCTGCGCGTGGCGAGTTGGCGGGACTTTCTGCCCCGACGCGCTGCGTGCGTGGAAATAGCGAAACAGGGATTCCCGGCAAGCATCAACTTCTTCACCATCGGGCTCGGGATTTTCGTCATCACGTATTTCGTCTCGCAGTTCGGCGAAGCAGCCGTGGCGGCATACGGCATAGCCACCCGCGTGGAGCAGATCGTGCTGATGCCGACAATAGGCCTGAACGTGGCGACCCTGACCATCGTGGCCCAAAGCCACGGCGCACAGCTGGGAGACCGCGTGTTCGAGGTTCACAACGCGGCTCTCAAGTACGGCGCGATCATCATGAGCCTTGGCGCGGTGCTCGTGTTCTTCGGCGCAGAGACCCTGATGTCGTTCTTCACCAGGGACGCCGCCGTGGTAGCGACGGGAGCCGAGTATCTGCACATATCCGCATTCGCACTCTATGCCTACGTCATCCTATTTGTAAACGTTGCCGCATTGCAAGGCGTAAAACGGCCACTGTTCGCGGTATGGATCGGGCTGGCAAGGCAACTGGTCGTTCCGGTCATTGTTTTCACCATACTTGTGGAATTTTTCAACACAGGGACACTGGGCATATGGTGGGGAATATTCTCCATAACCTGGGCGGCCGCTTTGGTTGCTATCCTTTATGCAAACAAAATTCTGGCCACGGCAACGAAAGGATTACAGTCTTCTCCTGAACAAAGCTCGCCGTAA